Proteins encoded in a region of the Isosphaeraceae bacterium EP7 genome:
- the purM gene encoding phosphoribosylformylglycinamidine cyclo-ligase, with the protein MTQPIDYKAAGVDLDAYEQTMAALPPLMRRTYGPRVMEWKDGFAGLFRLDDNIRLLSRTYRDPVLVASTDGVGTKLKLAFATGRHETVGIDLVAMSVNDCLCAGAEPLLFLDYVAMSKDDPKLTTAIVKGISDGCIEAECALLGGETAILPDFYKPGEYDLAGFCLGVVERKQVLDGRDVRPGDKVIGLASSGLHSNGYSLARKIAMDHAGLGPDSFVPELGKTVADEFLTPTRIYTRALKTISRHYRVKRIVHGIAHITGGGLIENPPRILPEGMSLKLTRTWDVPPVFPWLQTLGNVPDEEMFRVFNMGIGLTLIVAEYYAEAIARHLREEAKVPAWVIGDVVEGDRTVAWA; encoded by the coding sequence ATGACCCAGCCGATCGATTATAAGGCGGCCGGCGTCGACCTCGACGCCTACGAGCAGACGATGGCCGCCCTGCCCCCCCTGATGCGCCGGACCTATGGCCCGCGCGTCATGGAGTGGAAGGACGGCTTCGCCGGCCTCTTCCGCCTGGACGATAATATCCGCCTGCTGAGCCGGACCTATCGAGACCCCGTGCTCGTGGCGTCGACCGATGGCGTGGGCACCAAGCTCAAGCTGGCGTTTGCCACCGGCCGGCACGAGACGGTGGGCATCGACCTGGTCGCCATGTCGGTGAACGACTGCCTCTGCGCCGGGGCTGAGCCCCTGCTCTTCCTCGACTACGTGGCGATGAGCAAGGACGACCCCAAGCTGACGACTGCGATCGTCAAGGGGATCAGCGACGGCTGCATCGAGGCCGAATGTGCCCTGCTGGGGGGCGAGACGGCCATCCTGCCCGACTTCTACAAGCCCGGCGAATATGACCTGGCCGGCTTCTGCCTCGGCGTCGTCGAGCGCAAGCAGGTGCTCGACGGCCGCGACGTGCGGCCCGGCGACAAAGTCATCGGCCTGGCCTCCAGCGGCCTGCATTCCAACGGATACAGCCTGGCGAGGAAGATCGCCATGGACCACGCCGGCCTGGGCCCCGACTCGTTCGTGCCCGAGTTAGGCAAGACGGTGGCCGACGAGTTCCTCACCCCGACGCGCATCTACACCCGCGCCCTGAAGACCATCAGCCGGCACTACCGGGTCAAGCGCATCGTCCACGGGATCGCGCATATCACCGGCGGCGGCCTGATCGAGAACCCCCCGCGCATCTTGCCCGAGGGGATGTCCCTGAAGCTGACCCGCACCTGGGACGTTCCGCCGGTCTTCCCCTGGCTTCAGACGCTGGGGAACGTACCTGACGAGGAGATGTTCCGGGTCTTCAACATGGGCATCGGCCTGACCCTGATCGTGGCCGAGTATTACGCCGAAGCCATCGCCAGGCACCTCCGCGAAGAGGCGAAGGTGCCCGCCTGGGTCATCGGCGACGTGGTCGAAGGGGACCGGACGGTCGCCTGGGCCTGA